A genomic region of Cyprinus carpio isolate SPL01 chromosome B13, ASM1834038v1, whole genome shotgun sequence contains the following coding sequences:
- the LOC109049801 gene encoding hyaluronan-binding protein 2-like, with amino-acid sequence MNLKLCLLLLFLCAVIIPAQFLTSQQLKKEKHEERGKHDKHQPRDKERRPDDKHNVRRGKQRLARLKAEFESSDYSDDDDDANDWLFELQGVRGKCSPNPCLNGGECEEKRDKFICKCPKQFVGRRCHRGKRVCNMGTCGTGLCLLTPTPPYYKCKCIPPFAPPNCRSTAPCNPNPCQNNGRCVVDEGDFDCICPDGYSGQYCQVGPDDCYEGDGQSYRGKVSETENGDECLDWNSEFILDKGVFPSVAFASTEGLGPHNFCRNPDGDKKPWCFIKKDKRLRWDHCDVRKCPTIVSTTAEARPTTAAFTDSIPSKDFLTCGKPQPKKQLNRIYGGLKAIPGAHPWQVTVQVRPKGSIEEYRHICGGTLIKPCWVLTAAHCIDKKHDYRVILGGLNLIQKEQTDQPVLVEETIIHEKFKETPDVVYNDIALLKLKATNGECAKETQFVKAACLPKEPFADGTECRISGWGATESSEYGSVHLLDAQVLLISQEACSSNKVYGSLLDDGMFCAGYLKGGVDSCQGDSGGPLTCERNQTHYIYGIVSWGDNCGEKNKPGVYTRVLKYLDWINKKTSVPQ; translated from the exons ATGAATCTCAAGCTGTGTCTGCTGCTCCTCTTTCTCTGTGCTGTCATTATTCCTGCACAG TTTCTTACCTCTCAACAGTTGAAGAAAGAGAAACATGAGGAACGTGGAAAACATGATAAACACCAACCACGAGATAAAGAAAGGAGGCCTGATGATAAACATAATGTAAGGAGAGGCAAACAAAGATTGGCGC GCCTGAAGGCTGAGTTTGAAAGCTCAGATTACTCTGATGATGACGACGATGCAAACGATTGGCTGTTTGAGCTTCAAGGTGTAAGAG GAAAATGCAGTCCAAATCCATGCCTGAACGGTGGGGAGTGTGAAGAAAAGAGAGATAAATTCATATGCAAATGCCCAAAGCAGTTTGTAGGTAGAAGATGCCATAGAG GGAAAAGGGTTTGTAACATGGGAACCTGTGGGACAGGACTGTGTCTTCTGACCCCTACTCCTCCCTACTACAAGTGCAAGTGTATTCCACCATTTGCACCACCAAACTGCAGATCAA cTGCCCCATGTAATCCAAACCCTTGTCAGAATAACGGCAGATGTGTTGTAGACGAGGGTGATTTTGATTGCATCTGTCCTGATGGTTACAGTGGACAATACTGTCAAGTAG GCCCTGATGACTGCTATGAGGGGGATGGACAGTCATACAGAGGGAAGGTGTCTGAGACAGAAAATGGGGATGAGTGTCTCGACTGGAACTCTGAGTTCATTCTGGATAAAGGAGTTTTTCCTTCAGTGGCATTTGCATCTACTGAAGGCTTGGGACCGCATAACTTCTGCAG AAACCCTGATGGAGATAAGAAGCCATGGTGCTTTATAAAGAAGGACAAGAGACTTCGATGGGATCACTGTGATGTCAGAAAATGTCCCACAATTG TGTCCACCACTGCTGAAGCTCGACCCACCACAGCTGCATTCACAGACAGTATTCCATCAAAAG attttcttACCTGTGGTAAACCTCAGCCGAAAAAACAACTAAACCGGATTTACGGGGGTCTTAAAGCTATTCCTGGAGCCCATCCATGGCAAGTAACAGTACAGGTTAGGCCTAAAGGATCCATTGAAGAGTACAGACACATCTGTGGAGGCACCCTCATCAAGCCTTGTTGGGTGCTGACTGCTGCCCACTGTAT TGATAAAAAGCATGATTACAGAGTTATATTGGGAGGACTAAATTTGATACAAAAGGAGCAAACAGATCAGCCTGTGTTGGTTGAAGAAACTATCATCCATGAGAAGTTCAAGGAAACCCCTGATGTTGTCTACAATGATATTG CTCTATTAAAACTGAAAGCTACTAATGGAGAATGTGCTAAGGAAACTCAGTTTGTGAAGGCCGCCTGCTTGCCCAAAGAACCGTTTGCAGATGGAACAGAATGCAGAATTTCTGGATGGGGAGCCACAGAGTCGT CAGAGTATGGGTCTGTGCATTTGCTTGATGCACAGGTTTTGCTGATTTCTCAGGAGGCTTGTTCCAGCAATAAAGTATATGGATCTTTGCTGGATGACGGCATGTTTTGCGCTGGCTATCTCAAGGGAGGAGTAGACTCCTGTCAG GGTGACTCTGGTGGGCCTTTAACCTGTGAGAGAAATCAAACACACTATATCTACGGTATAGTGAGCTGGGGAGACAATTGTGGGGAGAAGAACAAGCCTGGTGTCTATACCAGAGTCCTTAAATATTTGGATTggatcaataaaaaaacaagtgtCCCACAGTAG
- the LOC109049802 gene encoding probable E3 ubiquitin-protein ligase TRIML1: MQKNNQDRLMRQREAIRCRLKKLNGKQNQIKSKSSAMRESIVKKYEAMRRVLEEDCRISLSLLEMEETAAVRALENLIEANGVLLRDIEVQLNEGMMDSDIQLGDRVSLLSAEQLELLESTDPGLIKLDEAKSDQLLGLTNNLLLFIRSQIPIAKRLLKSYSSEVVLDPSTAHPKLIISSEGNCATFTDVWQDVPEHEGRFDTTLNVLSIQCWDSGHHYWEVDVSGKIYWELGLTYPSISRKGQKEDCWLGRHAESWCLEYFDGDYNAWHGGTAHPLPISTCFHRIGIFCSFPGGLVTFLGVDSMTPLYSFCAGTFTDSLHLALCPGHDLQGTNSKPIRIC; the protein is encoded by the exons atgcaaaaaaataaccaGGATCGTCTCATGAGGCAAAGGGAAGCGATCAGATGCAGACTGAAGAAACTGAATGGCAagcaaaatcaaatcaaa TCAAAGTCCTCTGCAATGAGAGAAAGTATAGTGAAGAAGTATGAAGCAATGCGGAGAGTTCTGGAGGAGGACTGTAGGATCTCTCTGTCCCTGCTGGAGATGGAGGAGACGGCTGCAGTTCGAGCGCTGGAAAACCTCATTGAGGCAAACGGCGTCCTGCTCAGAGACATTGAGGTTCAGCTGAATGAAGGGATGATGGACAGTGACATACAACTTGGTGACAGGGTGAGCCTTTTATCAGCAGAACAATTGGA GTTGCTGGAATCGACAGACCCAGGTCTCATTAAACTTGATGAGGCCAAATCAGATCAGCTACTGGGCCTCACCAACAATTTACTACTGTTTATCCGCTCACAGATCCCCATCGCTAAGAGGCTGCTGAAGAGCT ATTCCTCAGAAGTGGTCCTGGACCCTTCCACTGCCCATCCCAAGCTGATTATTTCATCTGAAGGGAACTGTGCCACTTTCACAGATGTATGGCAAGATGTCCCTGAGCATGAGGGACGCTTTGATACCACCCTTAATGTCTTAAGCATCCAATGCTGGGACTCTGGTCACCATTACTGGGAAGTAGATGTGAGTGGAAAGATCTACTGGGAACTGGGTCTCACCTACCCATCCATCTCAAGAAAAGGCCAAAAGGAGGACTGCTGGTTGGGCCGACATGCTGAATCTTGGTGTTTGGAGTACTTTGACGGAGACTACAATGCTTGGCATGGAGGTACTGCTCATCCTTTACCCATTTCCACCTGCTTCCATCGGATAGGGATCTTCTGCAGTTTTCCTGGAGGTCTGGTGACATTTTTAGGGGTGGATAGCATGACTCCGCTCTACTCTTTCTGTGCAGGGACATTTACAGACTCTCTACATCTGGCTCTTTGTCCAGGTCATGATCTTCAGGGGACAAATTCAAAGCCTATTAGGATCTGTTGA